AATGGTGCCATCCACCCGCGAATTGTACAGATTGATCCCCAACTGGTTATTGATGGTTCCGCTATTGGTGATGTCCCCGCCCACCTGCGACGAGCTGATCTCGATGCCCAGCGCCCCAGACTGGATTGTACCGGAATTGGTGACGGCGCCGGTCGTGGTGCTGGATAAGAGGTGGATGCCGCTGTGGCCGGCGTTGATCTGCCCGGCGTTGACGATGGAGCCCACCGTCGATGCGGAATACACGGCGATGCCGTGCTGCGCCGCGTCGATCGTGCCGCCGGCGGCATTGACGATATCGCCGTTGACCGAGGAGGTGGACTCCAATTCGATCCCGTCCCGGCCGGTGGCGTGAATGGCGCCGGTGTTCTCGATGTTGCCCGTGACGGTCGACGCCAGCCATACCGAGATACCGCGATCGGCGGTGATCGAACCGGCGTTCGAGATGGATTTCGCGGTGGATGAAGAACTCACGATCATGCCGACATCGTGGGCATTGATGACACCGCCCGCTTGATTGGCGATAGCGCCGCGGACCTCGGAGGTATTCCCGACGAAGATGCCATATCCGGAACTGCTGTCGATCCGGCCGCTGTTCTTGATGGCGCCTTCCACCAGGGAACCCGAGGCCAGACTGATGCCTGCCCATGGCGCGGTAATGTGCCCGGTATTGACGAGGTCCCCGCCGACGCTGGATCCGGGGGCAGTGCCCTGACCGTTGCCCAGCAGACTGATGCCGCTGCTGGTCGCAGCGGTGACGCTGCCGTCGCTGATGATATTGCCGTTGACGCGGGCACCATTCATGAGCGCGATGCCGCTGGAGGCTCTGACCGGGCCGCCATTGCTCGTGATCGCGCCACCCAGGGCGTTGGTGATATCGCCCGTGACGGTGGCGGCATTGGCGAGTATGGCGCTGTCGTTGGTCGCGGTGATGGTACCGGCGTTGGCGATACCCCCGACCGTGGCGCCGCCGACGACAATGCCGTTGGTGGTGGCCGCGATCTGGCCCGTGGCGCCGTTACGCAGCAAACCGTCCACGGTGGCTCCGTTGATCGCCCCCATGCCGACCGCGCCCCCATCGATAGTCCCGTTGTTGACGATATCACCGGTGACATGGCTGACGGAGGCCCCCATGCCGCCGATGTCGGCGTGGATCGTGCCGTCGTTGAAGATGGAGCCGACCTTCGCCCCGCTATAGGCACCGATGCCGTAATTGGTCGCGGTGATCACACCGCCAGCGCCGTTGTGCAGGGCGCCATCCACTTGCGCGCTTTCGCCCGCCACGATGCCATAGGCGGCCTCAATGGTCCCGAGGCTGGAGACATCGCCGGTAACATGGCTGGCGCTATTGATGAAGAGGCCGGCCGCGGACGCGGTGATGGAACCCTCGTTGGTGATGGCGCTGGTCGTGGCCCCCCGGGTGAGATAGATGCCGTTGTTGTCGGCGATGATCTGGCCGCCGGTAGCATTGCGGATGCCGCCGTTGACGGTCGTGCTCGAACTGAGCTTGATGCCGTCGCTCGCCTGAATCAGGCCGTTGTTGCGGATCTCGCCCGCGACGTGACCGTTCCACCAGAGGTGGACCCCGGTGCCGCCGGTGACGTTGATGCTACCGTCATTGATGACGGAGCCGATCACGGCGTGGCTGGAGATCTGCACGCCATCGTAACCCGCCGTGATCTGGCCGGTGGCCGTGTTATGGATGGCGCCGTCCACCTGCAAATTCCCGTCGGCCGCGATGCCATTGAAAGCATTGATCGTGCCGCTGTTGGCGAGGTCGCCGATCACATGGGAACCAGCCCAGACCCCGATGCCGCTGGATTGGGCATTGATCGTGCCGGCGGCGGCATTGGTGATCGAAGCGATCGTGGCGTTACGAACATCGACCGCCGTGTTGTTGGTCGCATCGATGCTGCCGGAGTTGGTGACGTGGCCGACAGAGGCGACCGTCGACAGACCGATGCCGACCCCGAACTCGACACTGATGCTCCCGGCGTTGCTGATGTCGCCGATGGCGGTGGCAGCGGCCGTCCTGCCCACACCAGGGACCGAGGCCCCGGTGCTGGTGATGGACCCGGTGTTGGTGACATTCAGCGCCTGGTTTTGGGTCAGCAATACGGGGCCGGTCTCCGCGGTGCTGACATCGCGCGCCTGCGCCGGGAGCCCCAGCGCGAGGCTGCCGCCGAGGGCGACGGCCGCGGCGCACCGTAGGGCGAGCGCCCGGCGGCGTTGCCGCTCGGCGTGGAGCAGGTGTTGGTGGTGCCGGCGGTTCGATTGAAGGGTTCGTTTCATGGTTGTAGCGTGCTTAATGATGGGCCGCGAACTCCCCCGGAGCAAACGGCGCTGCCTGAATGGAAAGTGGATAAACGCGCTCGGTGGCCCGTTCGCACCCGGAGAGCAAGATGCGCGCCAGTGACACCAGCCTACTGAATCGCAAAGGCAATGCACTACGCGAGGCGGTCTTATGCCAGTGAAGTGTAAAATTGGGT
The DNA window shown above is from Candidatus Thiodictyon syntrophicum and carries:
- a CDS encoding beta strand repeat-containing protein — encoded protein: MLTQNQALNVTNTGSITSTGASVPGVGRTAAATAIGDISNAGSISVEFGVGIGLSTVASVGHVTNSGSIDATNNTAVDVRNATIASITNAAAGTINAQSSGIGVWAGSHVIGDLANSGTINAFNGIAADGNLQVDGAIHNTATGQITAGYDGVQISSHAVIGSVINDGSINVTGGTGVHLWWNGHVAGEIRNNGLIQASDGIKLSSSTTVNGGIRNATGGQIIADNNGIYLTRGATTSAITNEGSITASAAGLFINSASHVTGDVSSLGTIEAAYGIVAGESAQVDGALHNGAGGVITATNYGIGAYSGAKVGSIFNDGTIHADIGGMGASVSHVTGDIVNNGTIDGGAVGMGAINGATVDGLLRNGATGQIAATTNGIVVGGATVGGIANAGTITATNDSAILANAATVTGDITNALGGAITSNGGPVRASSGIALMNGARVNGNIISDGSVTAATSSGISLLGNGQGTAPGSSVGGDLVNTGHITAPWAGISLASGSLVEGAIKNSGRIDSSSGYGIFVGNTSEVRGAIANQAGGVINAHDVGMIVSSSSTAKSISNAGSITADRGISVWLASTVTGNIENTGAIHATGRDGIELESTSSVNGDIVNAAGGTIDAAQHGIAVYSASTVGSIVNAGQINAGHSGIHLLSSTTTGAVTNSGTIQSGALGIEISSSQVGGDITNSGTINNQLGINLYNSRVDGTIHNAAGGQITAPDHTAVALTSGSSAHAIVNDGTITATGYGIALYMGTGTAVDTDIGNNGTMNAGTGIQLSSGAAVTGAIRNAAGGQILATHNGVALASGASVGSIVNVGTITAGDTSILVDATSTVSGGITNSGSLTGTLDIVGTGLIDLDNPGTIDIGQSMSRVSGDYTQTDTGIFKVTLMNVANYLFAPMLVGGDADIDGQLLFGGFDQFNLAIGSHFTLFNIAGTRAGLFSNYGQGAVVGSANGGQYRIDYTVEGDIQLYAQGDVPEPGTLFLLGLGALGFRARWRKAG